The genomic window TCGATCGCCCACCGGCTGATCGCCTCAACCGCCGGGATTTTACAATTTACAATTTACAATTTCACTTTTTCAATCTTCCCCATCTCGTTGCTCGCAACTGTCGCCGCTCCGCGGCTTGTCGAGCGAGGGGGCGGGACTCGCGAGACCTCGGGTTGGAAACCCGAGGCTGACAGATGTCACCGCTCCGCGGTTGTTCGATCACTCGGACGGACACAATTGGTCTCGGCGTGACGACAGTTGGCAGGCCCGTCGTGAACGATCACGTCCGGTTCGGCTTCGGTAACCGTTGTCGATCGCCCACCGGCTGATCGCCTCAACCGCCGGGATTTTACAATTTACAATTTACAATTTCACTTTTTCAATCTTCCCCATCTCGTTGCTCGCAACTGTCGCCGCTCCGCGGCTCGTCGAGCGAGGGGGCGGGACTCGCGAGACCTCGGGTTGGAAACCCGAGGCTGACGGATGTCACCGCTCCGCGGTTGTTCGATCACTCGGACGGACACAACCAGTCGCGGAGTGACGGAAGCCTTGGGGGTGCATCGTGTGGAACGCGTTAGCGCTGCATGGGGACCGCGGTGGTCCACTCGGGCAATTCGGTGGCCTCGTTGGTGATCCCCAGAACAATCGTCGAGGGATGCTGCGATGCCTTGCCGATCAACAGGCACTGAGAGAGCTGCACGCAGTCGTTCAAATTTTCGCGGCTGAGCAATCGTTCACAACGACTTGTGTGCCACTTGTTTTGGAGGGATCGCCATCCGAGCCCCTGGGACGTGGGAGCACACCAGTCGACTCGCAGTCGCGGCATGGCCATTGATTCGTGGCCTTCGGACTGTTGCGATGCGTTGGCTTCTCGCCAAGCTTGGCCTAAGGCGACGAAGAAGGCGGGCTGCAATCGCAGCTCATCCGGCGTGACCAAAACCAATGTCTTGCCGTAGCGAACGGCTTGTTCGACGGTTCGGTGCAACAACGTTCGCAAAGTATGATCCGGTGTGAACATCGACCACGCAGGGATTCAAAGCCCGAGAGAAGATTCAAGCTCGAACAACACTCTGTTCATTGAGTGAGACGAATCTCAATTCAATCGCAGAGAAACAAGACGGTTCGGTCATGACCGAACCGTCATCCGATTCTGTCCAAGGTCCGGTGGCCTTCGATCAAGATTGCGGCGAACGCATCTTGGCCAACATCGCTTGGAAGTCGACCGCGACAGGACGACCTGCAGACACGTCCGCTGATTCATGATGCAACGCGGCGGTTTCGACTTGCACGTCGTCTTCGATGACCAGCATGTCACGGTCGTCGTGGTTGACAGCGATGTCTTCGCCATCTTCTTCGATCCACAACACGGGTGCCGAAGCAGCGATGGCCGATTGATTTTGCATCTCGCCCATTTGAGCTTCGTCGCAGACTTCGTCCATGCCATTGGCATCGTCGCCGAGCAACGACAAAGGTGAATTGGCCGCACCACGCATGCTGAGGATTTCTTCGTGCAACGTCGTTTCCAGATCGGACGCCACGTTGTCGCTGGCGTCGAATTTGTCAGTTGCTTCTACCGAGGCCGCCAAGGCGTCGACGGTGGAATTGATTTCCTCTTCGTCGTCGAACTCACCGAACAGTTGGTCCGCCGTTGGCGTGGAAGCGACGGGGGCTTCGCTGTTGTGCGATTCAGCTTCTTCGGTCTCGGGCAAGTTGGCCGCGAGAGCGGATCCAATGACGTCGGAGACCATCTCGTAGTCGCCTTCGTAGGTCTGACAATCGATGCTCAGCGAGCCGAATTCGAGGTTGTCGGTGGCTTCTGGCGACGCCGTGGTATCTTCGCAAACCAGGGATTCGTCGATGGTTTGCTGGTCGGTGGTGGGTTCCGATGTGGCAACCGCGACGTCTTGTAGTTGTTCACCGTGGCACGGTTCTGCCTGACAAGGGCCATTCTGACATTGGCCATCTTGGCACTGTTCGCCTTGGCACAGGTCGCCTTGGCACAGGTCGCCTTGGCAAAGGCCAGTTGTTTGGCAGGCTTCTTCGCCGCACTCGGAGGTGTTGCAGGCTTGCGTGTCGCACGTGGTGGCTTCGACTTCTGCGACCGCTTCGCTTTCGTTCGGCAAAGCCTGATCGTTCCAGCGTCGGCCCAGGTCGCTGGCGTCGTTGGATTCAATGGTTGCTGATTCGAAGGTTGCCGAGGTGGATTCCTCATCCGAACTGGTTTCGTCCCACATCGAATCATCGAGTGCGCCGAATTCGACGTTGGAGGATTCTCCGTTGGGCTGGGCGATGGTGGGTTCCTCCATCACCGGGCTTGGCAATTGTTGCAGCGTCGCCCAGGCACGATCGACGATTTTGTTGTCGATGATGCTTTGGTTCAACGACGCGGCGCAATCGATCGCGGCTGTCATCATTTGGTTGATCAAACGAGGCGTGCCGCTGCAAGCTTGGTGAATGGCACGGATCGCTTCGTTGGTGATCGCTTCCTGGGGATTGGACCCGCAGTTCTTGATCACATCTTGGACGTAGGTCAGGGCTTCGTCGCCGTTGAGCGGGTGCAGGTAGCACCGAGTTGCGACGCGTTGCACGAGTGCTTCGAGCGATGGCAATGCCAGGGTCTCATCCAGCTTGGGGCCGCCCAGCAGAACCGCACTGACGCGTGGTTGGCCTTCGCTCATCGTGTTGGTGATGATGCGAATGGTTTCCAGCACTTCCGGTGTCAACGCTTGCGCCTCGTCGACCAGCAGCAGCAAACCGGGGAATTCCGCGGTGCTGCGAGCGAGTCGCTCGACCAGGGCGAATTGCGGATCTTCGTTGGGTTCCAATGGGGTCGAATGAATCCCACGGACTCGGTTCAATCGCGTCAGCAGGTGACGTTGGAACAACAAGGGGTTGTCCAGCATCGCGTCACCGAGCACCACGACCTCGCGACGACCCGCGAATTGCTTCAGCAGCAACTGGCACAGCAAGGACTTGCCGACGCCGGGGGGGCCGATGACCAGCGAAATTGCTTCCCAGGCTTCAATTGCTCGTTGGATTCGTTGCAATGCCTCGTCCTGCGATCCAACGGGAACGTAACGTTCCGCACTGGGGAAGGGCGGGAAGGGAGGCACGTGAAAAGAGTGTTCAACCGAAGACATGGTCGAAGTTTCCTAGGCGGAACAAGTGGGAGAATGCGGACACGCCGTCTAATCGTTACAGTCGTCACCCAGACCGCAGGGTCTGAAACAAATTTCATTCATTTCTGACGAAATCACCTCATGCCCCCTCGCCTTGCCCCGTGACAAAGAGCCCTTCGACCAAGCCACGCAAACCAGCCTCCACCGCGACGATCGATTGGTACGATCGGCCTCAGTACTTTGACATGGTGTTCCGTGACGAAACGGCAACCGAAATGGCATTCTTTGACGAGGCGTACCAGCGTTACGCGACCGGAACCGTTTCGCGGGTCTATGAACCCGGTTGTGGCAGCGGTCGTTTGGTGGCCGCTTCGGCAGCCCGCGGGTACGACGTCATTGGGTTGGATAACAACGACGCGATGCTCGCTTATCTGCAGCGCCGATTGCAACGTCGAAAATTGTCGGCCGAGCTGATCAATGGCGACATGACGTCTCACGTGTGTTCGCCCCCCGTGGATGCCGCGTTTTGCACGTTCAACACGTTCCGTCACATGATGGATGAAGACGCAGCGGTCGCGCATCTGCGAGCGGTGGCGGCCTCTTTGCGAACTGGCGGGATTTACGTGCTCGGGTTTCACTGCATTCCGATGGACGCGGATCCGGACTGCATCGAGCGTTGGAAAGCGTCCCATGGGGGCACGAACATCAGCGTGACTTTGAAAGTGGTGGATTTTCAGCGACGCAAACGACGTGAAACACTTCGCGTTTCGATCAAAGCCACTCGAAAAAACGGAACTGTCGAGCGAGTCCGCAGTGAGTTTCCGCTGCGGCTTTACACTCCCAAACAAGCCGTCACGATGTTGAAGTCCGTCCGTGATGAGCTGGAAATCGTCGGTGTCCATGACTTTGACTATGAAATCGAACATCAGCGAGAAATGGACAACGACCTGACCGACGCCGTGTTTGTTCTCCGAAAACAATAATTTTCTGAAGCGACCCTGATGACGCACGCATTCCAAGCCACCTGCGCCGCGACCGGCGAGTTCCTTCCCGGTGAATTTGCCGAAGCGACCGCCGCGCAAATTGATTTTGCCTGCGGACGAGCCGCCGAGGCCGCAGTCCAGATCCGCGAATTGACGCCCGATCAGCTCGGCGAATTCCTTTCCGCGGTGGCGACCGAGATTCGATCGCGACGGGAGGAAATCGTGTCCCGCTGCGAACTGGAAACGGGATATTTGAATGCTCGTGTGGAAGGCGAATTTGATCGAGCGATGGGGCAACTGGATCTTTTCGCTCGATTGGCGGTCGAGCGACCTTGGGACCGCGTGACCTCGGAAGCGGCGGATCCGGATCGCAAACCATTTCCCAAACCCAGCATGACGCGGCGGTTTGTTCCGGTTGGGCCTGTGGCGGTGTTTGGTGCCTGTAATTTTCCGTTGGCGATCTCGGTGATTGGCAATGATTTTGTCGCTGCGGTTGCCACGGGGAATCCGGTGGTTGTGAAGTCGCATCCCAGCCATCCGGGCACCTGCGAACTGCTTGGCAACGCCGTCAAAGAAGTCGTGAAGCGGTTGAAGCTGCCCTTGGGAACGTTTGAATTGTTGCATGGGCGAACCCCGGAAACGTCGGTCCGTGTGATCTCTCATCCCGCGATCGCCGCGGTCGGGTTCACCGGCAGTCCTCAAGGTGGCCGGGCTCTGGCGAAGGCAATCTTGGACCGCGAAAACCCGATTCCCATTTTCGCGGAATTGGGCAGCACCAATCCGGTCTTTATCACCCCGGACGCGATGGCCGTTCGAGCAAAGGCGATCGCGGAAGGCTTTGCCGGATCGCTGAGATTTGGCAACGGTCACATGTGCACCAAGCCTGGTGTGGTGGTGATTCAAGAGCGGGATGCTGACGCGTTCATTGCAGCAACTCGGGGTATCTTTGCCAAACAGCCGAACCTTCCCATGTTGAGTGGTCCTGTGGCGGAGGCGTTTGATCGCGGGATTGAACAGCTTCGAGCAGCCAAAGAGGTGGATTCCTTGTTCGTTGCCGAAGCAATCGAAACAGAAGGCCCCTGGCATCGGGGGGCTCACTGGTTTGGCATGAATGCGGAGACCGCGATTCGTGAGCGGTGGCTGCACAGCGAAACGTTTGGTCCGGTTTCGATTTTGGTGCGTTGTCGGGGGGAAGCGGAAATGTTGCGGGTAGCCGAAGGGTTCCATGGGTCACTGACCACGACACTGCACGCCGAGACGTCTGAGAATGAGTTTACGCAGTGTTGGCGCCGCATCGCAGAACGCTTTGGTGGCCGGATCATTCTCAACGGTTGGCCGACGGGAATGGAGATTGGTTCCGCGACGCAGCATGGCGGCCCGTTTCCCGCCAGTCTGGATGGTCGCAGCACCTCCGTCGGGCACGCCAGTTTGGAACGGTTCGTTCGACCGTTGTGTTTTCAGAACTGGCCTGAGGACGTGATGTTAGCGAAACGCTCGGGACCATGAGTCCCGCCTGCGGGACCGGGAAAGGAACGTTTTCAATCGGGGCGAAAGCGATCTTTCCTGCTCTGAAAAGTCGATCGGATCGACTAGAATACGCAGCTGTAATTGATGTGATCTGACAAACGACTCCATTGAATAAGCGTTCGGCATCCAGCCTGTGCCTTCCCCATCCGAAGATCCAACCGAAGTTCGCACTTCGACGTCCGAAGAAAGCCTCGTCAATCACGTTGGCGACTACAAAATTGTCCGTACGCTCGGGACGGGCGGGATGGGCGAAGTCTATTTAGCTCAGCACACCACGACGCAGCAAACGGTTGCGTTGAAAATGTTGCGGCATCATGTCGCCAACCAGCAGCGTTTCCGGCGACGATTCCAACGCGAAGCTCAATTGATTCAAGGACTGGATCATGAGCACATCGTGCCACTGCTAGAGACGGGAGAAGAAACGGGCGTGCCATTTTTGGCGATGCGCTTGATCGAGGGCAAAACCCTGGCGGATTTGATTCTGGAACAGAAGGGAATCGAA from Rhodopirellula islandica includes these protein-coding regions:
- a CDS encoding ExeA family protein is translated as MSSVEHSFHVPPFPPFPSAERYVPVGSQDEALQRIQRAIEAWEAISLVIGPPGVGKSLLCQLLLKQFAGRREVVVLGDAMLDNPLLFQRHLLTRLNRVRGIHSTPLEPNEDPQFALVERLARSTAEFPGLLLLVDEAQALTPEVLETIRIITNTMSEGQPRVSAVLLGGPKLDETLALPSLEALVQRVATRCYLHPLNGDEALTYVQDVIKNCGSNPQEAITNEAIRAIHQACSGTPRLINQMMTAAIDCAASLNQSIIDNKIVDRAWATLQQLPSPVMEEPTIAQPNGESSNVEFGALDDSMWDETSSDEESTSATFESATIESNDASDLGRRWNDQALPNESEAVAEVEATTCDTQACNTSECGEEACQTTGLCQGDLCQGDLCQGEQCQDGQCQNGPCQAEPCHGEQLQDVAVATSEPTTDQQTIDESLVCEDTTASPEATDNLEFGSLSIDCQTYEGDYEMVSDVIGSALAANLPETEEAESHNSEAPVASTPTADQLFGEFDDEEEINSTVDALAASVEATDKFDASDNVASDLETTLHEEILSMRGAANSPLSLLGDDANGMDEVCDEAQMGEMQNQSAIAASAPVLWIEEDGEDIAVNHDDRDMLVIEDDVQVETAALHHESADVSAGRPVAVDFQAMLAKMRSPQS
- a CDS encoding class I SAM-dependent methyltransferase → MTKSPSTKPRKPASTATIDWYDRPQYFDMVFRDETATEMAFFDEAYQRYATGTVSRVYEPGCGSGRLVAASAARGYDVIGLDNNDAMLAYLQRRLQRRKLSAELINGDMTSHVCSPPVDAAFCTFNTFRHMMDEDAAVAHLRAVAASLRTGGIYVLGFHCIPMDADPDCIERWKASHGGTNISVTLKVVDFQRRKRRETLRVSIKATRKNGTVERVRSEFPLRLYTPKQAVTMLKSVRDELEIVGVHDFDYEIEHQREMDNDLTDAVFVLRKQ
- a CDS encoding aldehyde dehydrogenase (NADP(+)), whose amino-acid sequence is MTHAFQATCAATGEFLPGEFAEATAAQIDFACGRAAEAAVQIRELTPDQLGEFLSAVATEIRSRREEIVSRCELETGYLNARVEGEFDRAMGQLDLFARLAVERPWDRVTSEAADPDRKPFPKPSMTRRFVPVGPVAVFGACNFPLAISVIGNDFVAAVATGNPVVVKSHPSHPGTCELLGNAVKEVVKRLKLPLGTFELLHGRTPETSVRVISHPAIAAVGFTGSPQGGRALAKAILDRENPIPIFAELGSTNPVFITPDAMAVRAKAIAEGFAGSLRFGNGHMCTKPGVVVIQERDADAFIAATRGIFAKQPNLPMLSGPVAEAFDRGIEQLRAAKEVDSLFVAEAIETEGPWHRGAHWFGMNAETAIRERWLHSETFGPVSILVRCRGEAEMLRVAEGFHGSLTTTLHAETSENEFTQCWRRIAERFGGRIILNGWPTGMEIGSATQHGGPFPASLDGRSTSVGHASLERFVRPLCFQNWPEDVMLAKRSGP